The Microbulbifer sp. YPW1 genome contains a region encoding:
- a CDS encoding RHS repeat-associated core domain-containing protein, translating into MKFCTGMAKLASIATVGKAKPQRVASHWAVAASILALLMAPLAIAKPGISSDGAAPRGTSSENREDLEDMQVKVLGGSVRMTRRWTQSGWEWNSRWNPIQTYAELRESQGEAAPTTGNCKSPYEHYLFRNGMSYRPEHFKVDSDNCLKPFGDTYQAMLVQTITKQVLVGGEGATPHYTWRDRSGNVIRYIDGDISEYSDKNGVRVSFTYVQDRIKSVEDHHGNTVITYHWELVPGESDQYRLARLEDYSGRQVSYQYGEDSGDTLNYRQLVSVTDVRGEAWTYQYKFRSNQQRTLASVTDPNGRITTYSTNADGNVNGHTNADGVGMTYSHTVDGDTKTYKTTRTDSSGVITETWYNILNMPVKQTVGGELQYTIDYQYSDNKTAREVAQQYSYTGTTQLGANANDAPIRLISSITTDARGLETKHYYDTFRNITRTENPDGTYTTTEWNTELTLPLKQRDERGVITQYEYDAKGNLINLTEAAGTADQRITRYTYDAYGQLESQTTGESTAGNTALSTTSWEYDAYGNVTKVTSPEQEVTEYKDYDVNGYAHTVLDARLKTWTRDFDAVGNLLSDLNPYGQGFKYEYDAAGDLVKVTDASGSSLHITNNASGLPLTVTDDADNLLKLDYDNGDRLATITDAEGSTIGLEYDSQNRLSAIVDGEQNRTKYTYQQNLLSKIEYPTYAEELGYDKRDRIEQSKQKANNLEYLRKYGYDLGSNLDSDTDALENTEKYEYDNLSRLVAIVDPENGEAKKTKFTYDARDNLLQVQDPEGRLTVYTYDKADRLKTETKHDFIGTNKQRVYNYDANGNLVEVINPQQEKRRYSYDDANRLNQLQVFAHKDNAQPVKVVDYHYNAKAQYTGYTQQPGADTANATADIVHHGETYTYDALNRLESVRVDYYGEGAQAAEIAFSKSYSYSYYGNGLKKTYTNPEGITYTYYYNKNNQLAAVHVPGEGQLAWTDFHWLAPQTLLLPGGNKITLSYDDFLRVKQRILEDSAGNDKAQAVYEYDLESNIRKIDTEHGAYAFGYDDLYRLTEADYPLENAANDEQFGYDGVGNRTDHARRADEGMGGEAAGTDFNLSPTQSAYNNHNQLTGSTEEVDGGTEQVLSLAYNDNGHTTQKVQGGVTWDYRYNHEERLIAVDKNTQTVGQYQYNPYGQRIRKQTDSATYFLYNEEGMAAEYDVGGNLIKEYHFKPGMPWMTEPLFQRVASGEVYYYQNDHLGTPQRMVDKSGAVVWEARYEAFGEITILIEAVGNALRLPGQYFDAESGFNQNYFRDYDPNIGRYIERDPMGQAGGFNEYWYASAAPAQFADPTGEIVWVPIVVIAARVIVTGYKVYRNVKKARKKLAKTCSLIHKAYKAACMGTKGCSESDSCESAKKKLKGRSACSQGRKVYINAGCDSVGRGYGAKGKKTPDNLADQDRRRHEEEYKKSLKPLENCKKIVSKKCRNKDDCDAQ; encoded by the coding sequence ATGAAGTTTTGTACCGGGATGGCCAAGCTGGCCTCGATCGCTACCGTGGGCAAGGCCAAGCCGCAGCGAGTAGCCAGCCACTGGGCAGTTGCCGCATCCATACTCGCGCTATTAATGGCACCGTTAGCCATTGCCAAACCCGGTATCAGCAGCGACGGCGCCGCGCCCAGAGGTACCTCTTCAGAGAACCGCGAAGACCTGGAAGATATGCAGGTCAAGGTACTCGGCGGTTCGGTGCGAATGACTCGTCGTTGGACGCAAAGCGGCTGGGAGTGGAACAGCCGCTGGAACCCGATACAGACCTATGCCGAGCTGCGGGAATCTCAGGGCGAAGCAGCGCCAACCACCGGCAACTGCAAATCTCCCTACGAGCACTATCTGTTCCGCAATGGGATGTCTTACCGCCCAGAACATTTCAAAGTAGATAGCGACAATTGCCTCAAACCGTTTGGCGATACCTATCAGGCAATGCTGGTCCAGACGATAACCAAGCAAGTACTGGTTGGCGGTGAAGGGGCGACTCCGCATTACACCTGGCGCGACCGTAGCGGTAACGTGATTCGCTACATTGATGGAGATATATCGGAATACAGCGATAAGAATGGTGTACGGGTAAGTTTCACGTACGTGCAGGATCGCATAAAGTCGGTTGAAGACCACCACGGCAATACCGTGATCACCTACCACTGGGAGTTGGTGCCGGGCGAGAGTGATCAGTACCGGTTAGCACGCCTTGAAGATTACTCTGGCCGCCAGGTGAGCTATCAATATGGTGAGGACAGCGGCGATACACTGAACTACCGCCAGCTCGTTTCCGTCACTGACGTCCGAGGAGAAGCGTGGACCTATCAATACAAGTTTCGCAGCAATCAGCAGCGCACACTGGCCAGCGTTACCGACCCTAACGGTCGCATAACCACTTATTCCACCAATGCAGATGGCAATGTCAACGGGCACACCAATGCCGACGGTGTAGGTATGACCTACAGCCACACGGTGGACGGCGACACCAAAACCTATAAAACCACCCGTACCGACAGCTCCGGTGTTATTACCGAAACCTGGTACAACATCCTGAATATGCCGGTGAAGCAGACCGTTGGCGGAGAGCTGCAGTACACCATTGACTACCAGTACTCCGACAACAAAACCGCCCGCGAAGTTGCGCAGCAGTACAGTTACACCGGCACCACGCAGCTGGGCGCAAACGCCAATGATGCGCCCATCCGCCTGATCAGCAGTATTACCACCGATGCCCGCGGACTGGAAACCAAGCACTATTACGACACCTTCCGCAATATCACCCGCACCGAGAACCCTGACGGGACCTATACCACCACCGAGTGGAATACAGAACTCACCCTGCCGCTGAAGCAGCGTGACGAGCGCGGTGTCATCACCCAGTACGAATACGATGCAAAAGGCAACCTGATTAACCTGACCGAGGCCGCCGGCACCGCCGACCAGCGTATTACACGCTACACGTACGATGCTTACGGCCAACTGGAAAGCCAGACCACCGGTGAATCCACTGCGGGCAACACCGCATTGTCCACCACCAGCTGGGAATACGACGCTTACGGCAACGTTACCAAGGTCACCAGCCCCGAGCAGGAAGTGACCGAATACAAGGACTACGACGTAAACGGCTACGCCCACACCGTACTGGATGCGCGCCTGAAGACCTGGACGCGGGATTTCGATGCGGTCGGCAATCTGTTGTCAGACCTCAATCCCTACGGCCAGGGGTTCAAATATGAGTACGATGCCGCCGGCGATCTGGTCAAAGTCACCGACGCCAGTGGCAGCAGCCTACATATCACCAACAATGCCTCCGGCCTGCCGCTGACGGTGACCGACGATGCCGATAATCTGCTCAAACTGGATTACGACAATGGCGATCGCCTGGCTACTATCACCGATGCCGAGGGTTCCACAATTGGCCTCGAATACGACAGCCAGAACCGCCTGAGTGCCATCGTCGATGGCGAGCAGAACCGCACCAAGTACACCTATCAGCAAAACCTGCTGTCAAAAATCGAGTACCCGACCTATGCGGAAGAGCTGGGTTACGACAAGCGCGACCGTATCGAGCAAAGCAAGCAAAAGGCCAACAACCTGGAGTACCTGCGCAAATACGGCTACGACCTGGGCAGCAATCTCGATAGCGATACCGATGCGCTGGAGAATACCGAGAAGTACGAGTACGACAACCTCAGCCGTCTGGTGGCTATTGTCGACCCCGAAAATGGCGAAGCCAAGAAGACCAAATTTACCTACGACGCCCGCGACAACCTGTTGCAGGTGCAAGACCCGGAAGGGCGCCTCACGGTCTACACCTACGACAAGGCTGACCGCCTGAAAACCGAGACCAAGCACGACTTTATCGGTACCAACAAACAGCGCGTCTACAACTACGATGCCAATGGCAATCTGGTTGAGGTGATCAACCCCCAGCAGGAAAAGCGCCGCTACAGCTACGACGACGCCAACCGCCTGAACCAACTGCAAGTGTTTGCGCACAAGGACAATGCGCAGCCGGTGAAAGTAGTGGATTACCACTACAACGCCAAGGCCCAATACACCGGTTATACCCAGCAGCCGGGTGCGGATACTGCCAATGCCACTGCGGATATTGTCCATCATGGGGAAACCTACACCTACGATGCGCTGAACCGCCTCGAATCCGTGCGCGTGGATTATTACGGTGAAGGGGCGCAAGCCGCGGAAATCGCCTTCTCCAAGAGCTACAGCTACAGCTATTACGGCAACGGCCTGAAGAAAACCTATACCAACCCGGAAGGCATTACCTACACCTACTACTACAACAAGAACAACCAGCTGGCGGCGGTGCATGTGCCCGGGGAAGGGCAGCTGGCGTGGACCGACTTCCACTGGCTCGCCCCGCAGACCCTGTTACTGCCCGGCGGCAACAAGATCACCCTCAGCTACGACGACTTCCTGCGGGTGAAACAGCGGATTCTGGAAGACTCTGCCGGCAACGACAAAGCCCAGGCCGTGTACGAATACGACCTGGAAAGCAACATCCGCAAGATCGACACCGAGCATGGGGCTTATGCGTTTGGTTATGACGACCTTTATCGGCTCACCGAGGCTGATTACCCGCTAGAGAATGCGGCGAATGATGAGCAGTTTGGGTATGACGGTGTGGGCAACCGCACGGATCATGCTCGACGCGCGGATGAGGGGATGGGCGGCGAAGCCGCGGGGACAGATTTTAATCTGTCCCCCACCCAAAGCGCCTACAACAACCACAACCAGCTAACCGGCTCGACCGAGGAAGTTGATGGAGGGACAGAACAAGTTCTGTCCCTCGCTTATAACGACAACGGCCACACGACCCAAAAAGTGCAGGGTGGTGTTACCTGGGATTACCGCTACAACCACGAAGAACGCCTGATCGCCGTCGATAAAAATACCCAGACGGTGGGGCAGTATCAGTACAACCCTTACGGCCAGCGGATTCGCAAGCAGACCGATAGCGCAACTTACTTTCTTTATAACGAAGAGGGTATGGCTGCGGAATACGATGTGGGCGGGAATCTGATTAAGGAGTACCACTTCAAGCCGGGTATGCCGTGGATGACCGAGCCGTTGTTCCAGCGGGTGGCTTCTGGGGAGGTTTATTACTACCAGAATGATCATTTGGGTACGCCGCAGCGGATGGTGGATAAGTCCGGAGCTGTGGTTTGGGAGGCTCGGTATGAGGCTTTTGGTGAAATTACGATTTTAATCGAGGCTGTAGGTAACGCCTTGCGGTTACCGGGTCAGTATTTTGATGCGGAGAGTGGTTTTAACCAGAACTACTTCAGGGATTATGATCCAAATATTGGGCGATACATTGAGCGAGATCCAATGGGGCAAGCTGGAGGTTTTAACGAATATTGGTATGCCTCTGCAGCTCCTGCTCAGTTTGCGGATCCAACTGGTGAAATTGTATGGGTTCCAATTGTAGTTATTGCAGCAAGAGTGATTGTGACTGGTTACAAAGTTTATCGGAACGTAAAAAAAGCAAGGAAGAAGCTAGCAAAGACCTGTTCTTTAATTCATAAAGCATATAAAGCTGCTTGTATGGGTACTAAAGGATGTAGTGAATCTGACAGTTGTGAGTCTGCGAAGAAAAAACTTAAAGGAAGGTCTGCATGTTCTCAGGGAAGGAAGGTCTATATCAATGCGGGCTGTGACTCCGTTGGAAGGGGGTATGGTGCAAAAGGTAAGAAGACACCGGACAACTTGGCAGACCAGGATCGCAGACGACACGAGGAAGAGTACAAAAAATCGCTAAAGCCTTTGGAAAATTGTAAGAAGATAGTTTCAAAGAAATGTCGGAATAAGGATGATTGCGATGCTCAGTAG